From the Actinomycetota bacterium genome, the window GGCGACTTCTATCAAAGAGTCAGATACACCTCAGGGTGGCTCCAGTTACCATCCGAAGGCAGATGTTGTTGCGCTGGGTCCTTGTCGCTGCCGGTGTGCTTGCCGCCTCATGGGTGGTGATGATCGCGCTCGCACGCCGGCTCCCAGCCGGGCCGGCCAAGGATCTCGCCACTGTCCTTCCGGCCTGTGTGACCACCGCACGCCGCCTCCGTAACGATTCACGAGTGCCGACACGAGTGAAGGCCGCGGTCGCCTTCGCCGGACTGTGGGTGCTATCACCGATCGATCTGATCCCGGAGTTCCTGCCGGTGATCGGACCACTCGATGACATCGTCGTGGTCGCGCTCGTGTTGCGCTACACGGCCCGACGGATCCCACCACAAGCACTCCTCGACGCGTGGCCCGCGGAACGACGAATCCTCGAACGACTCGCCCCCTCGATCGCAACATTTACAGAAGCGGGTTTTCACTAGTGGATGGCACGCTGTTCCTCTGGATCAACCGACTCGCCGACCGCACCGGTTGGGCGCATGGATTCTTCACCGGCTACGCGAGATATGGGATCGTGCTGTTTGTCGTCCTGCTGGTGGTCGCGTACCTTGACGCCCGGCACCACAACGACCTTCGAGCACTTGCCGGCAGCATCTGGGCCGGCGGTGCCGCTCTGGTCGCACTCGGTCTGGGACAGGTTATCGGCAGTGCGATCGATCGTGCCCGACCATACGACGCGATGGCCGGTGTCCATCTTCTCGTCGGCAAGACAACCGACTTCTCGTTCCCGAGCGACCATGCCACCGCGGTCGGGGCCGTCGCGATGGGATTGCTCCTCGCGAACCGGCGCTGGGGTATCGTCGCCGGCATCGCTGCCGTCCTCATGGCCTTCGCACGCGTCTACGTCGGCGCTCACTACCCGGGTGATGTCCTCGCCGGGCTCGCGCTCGGCGCTTTCGTCGCAGCCGCCGGAAACGTCGCCGTCATGCCTCTGTTGAATCGGCTCGTTGAGCGACTCGGCCGCACACCCCTTCGGCCCCTGCTGACCAATGCTGCTGCGGGAACCAGTCCCCAAAACGATGCCGGATGAGCCTGGGATTGTCAGACGCTCCCTTGTCAGGCGGTGGTTCCCGAATCCGGCCATGTAGGCGGCGTGAGGTCACGCTGCCACGGAGTACGACCCGGCGGTCCGTCGCCCAGATGATTGCCGGGTCTCTCCGGCTCTCGACGCCCCTGGCTGCGTCCTCGGTCCTTGAAGCACAGCAGAGGGTGCACCTTCGGTCCGTGCCCTTGCCAGATGACGCCGAGTCCGCGCAGACACCCTGACACTGATTGAGCGACACACCGCCGGCGAGTGGCGCCGGCCGTGTAGTAAACGCAGGTATCGCTCCTCCGACCTACCGGTGCTGAGGGAATCCCAGATCGACACCCCGATGGATCGGATCGGGCCAACGGCTGATCAGCACCTTCGGGCGCGTGTTCGGGACCGTAGATCGAGTGGTCTCCGAACAGGGACTGTTTCCAGCCGCCGAACGAATAGAACGCGAGAGGAACCGGGATCGGCACGTTGATGCCCACCATCCCGACGAGCACCTCATGCTGGAACTTGCGGGCCGCTCCACCGTCGTTGGTGAACAGCGCCGTGCCGTTGCCCCACTGGTTCTCGTTGACCATCCGGATGGCGTCCTCGAAGCTCTCGGTGTGCACCACGCCGAGTACCGGACCGAAGATCTCGTCGCGGTAGATGGTCATGTCGGTGGTGACGTTGTCGAACAGGGTGGGCCCGAAGAAGTAGCCGCCTTCGCAGCCCTTCAGGCGGAGGCCGCGACCGTCGACGATCAGGTCCGCTCCTTCTTCGACGCCCGTGTCGACGTACCCGGCAACCCGGTCACGATGCTCTCTCGTGATCAGGGGACCGAGCTCCGAGCCGGCATCGAGTCCGGGACCGATCACGAGTCGGGCGATTCTCTCCTCGATCTTCGGAAGGAGCCTTTCGGCGGCATCTCCGACCGTCACGATGACCGAGATCGCCATGCACCGTTCGCCGGCAGAGCCGTAGCCGGCCGACACGGCGGAGTCCGCCGCCAGGTCCATGTCGGCATCGGGCAGCACGATCATGTGGTTCTTGGCGCCGGCGAGCGCCTGGACCCGCTTGCCTGCGCGCGTGGCGGTTTCGTAGATGTGGCGGGCGACAGGTGTCGAACCCACGAAGCTGATGGCTGCGATGTCGGGATGTTCGAGCAATCGGTCCACCGCCACCTTGTCGCCCTGCACCACGTTGAACACGCCGGCGGGTAGGCCGGCGGCCGCGAACCATTCGGCGGCGAGCATCGACGCGGAGGGATCCTTCTCCGACGGCTTGAGCACGAACGTGTTCCCGGTGGCGATGGCGATGGGGAACATCCACATCGGAACCATCGCAGGGAAGTTGAACGGAGTGATCCCTGCAACGACGCCGAGCGGCTGGCGCACGGTCCACGTGTCGACGCCCGTCGACACGTTCTCCGAATACTCGCTCTTCAACAGGTGAGCGATGTTGCAGGCGAACTCGACCACTTCGAGACCACGGTTGATCTCACCGAGGGCATCGGGCAGCGTCTTGCCGTGCTCGAGGGTCACGGCGCGCGCCATGTCCTGCTTGTGCCGGCTCACCAGCTCCCGGTACGCGAACAGGATCTGCTGGCGCCTGGAGAGCGAGGTCTCGCGCCAGCCCGGATAGGCCCGCGCCGCACCGGCGACCGCCCGGTCGACCTCCTCGACGGTCGCGAAGGCAACCTGCGCCGATTGCTCGCCGGTCGCGGGGTCGTAGATCGCTCCGTGGCGGCCTGACGCGCTCTCATAGGGCCGGTTGTCGATCCAATGGGTGATTGTGTTCACATGCCACTCCTGCAGTTAGGTGATGGCCGTCCGCACCGTGTCGACGATGCGATCGACCGACGGTATCGCGAGATCCTCCAGGCAGTCGGTTGCCGGCAGGGGGATGTGCGGTGTGGTGATCCTGACGATCGGCCCGTCGAGGTCCCAGAAGATCTCTTCCGCAACGATCGACACGACTTCGGCGCCCCAGCCGACCAGCCGAGGGTTTTCCTCGACGGTCACCAAACGCGACGTCTTGGCGACCGAGCCGAGGACCGTTGCGGTGTCGAGGGGCACCAGGGAGCGCAGGTCGATCACCTCCGCGGAGATCTGCTCCTTCGCCAGCAGGTCGGCCGCTGCGACCGCCTTGGGGACCATGGCGGCGAGCGCGACGATGGTCACGTCCGAGCCCGAGCGAAGAATCCGTGCGGTCCCGAGCGTGTCGACCAGCTCCCCGTCGGGGACTTCTCCCTTGGTCGCGAACAGCGCCTTGTGTTCGAAGAACACCACAGGATCGGGGTCGCGGATCGCAGCGGCGAGCAGCCCGATGACATCGGCCGGATTCGACGGGGCCACGACCTTGAGTCCTGGGACCGCCATCGCCCAGTTCTCCAGGCTCTGGGAGTGCTGACCGCCGAATCGGGCGCCGCCTCCGTTGGCGGTGCGGATGACGAGCGGAAGGGACACCTGTCCTCCGCTCATGTATCGGGTCTTGGCGATCTGGTTGGCGACGATGTCCCAGCACGTCGCCAGGAAGTCGCTGAACATCAGCTCGCCGATCGGTCGGAGCCCGTTCATGGCGGCGCCCATGATCATGCCGGTGATCGCTTCCTCGGAGATCGGGGTATCCCGTACGCGTTCCGGCCCGAAACGATCGAACAGGCCGGCGGTGGTCTTGAACACGCCACCCGCCTTGGCGACATCCTCGCCGATGAGCACAACGGAAGAGTCTCGCTCCATTTCCTGTGCGAGGCCCCGTGCGACGGCGTCTCGATAGCTCAGTTCCGCCATGAGGAACCTCCATCTGCCCAGAGATCGGTGAGAAGTACATCGGGGGAGGGGACCGGCGTTCGTTTGGCGAGCTCGGTCGCTTCGTCGACTTCGATGGTGGCCGCCTCCTCGATTCGATCGAGCCGGCCGCCGGCGATTCCGCGCTTCTCGAGAAGCGCGCGATAGGTGACGATCGGGTCCTTGGCCTTCCACGCACGGACCTCTTCCTCCGGCCGGTACTTGCCGGGGTCGGCACGAGAGTGGCCTCCGTGCCGGTACGTCTTGGCCTCGATGAGCGCCGGGCCTTCACCACGCCGGGCTCGGGCGATCGCTGCGACCGCCGTGGCGAAGACCGCTTCGACATCGTTGCCGTCCACGATCGTGCCTTCCAGACCGTACGCGGGGGCACGGTCTGCAGCCGGGTTCGGCACCGCAGTGACATCGGCGATCGGCGTGTACTCCATGTAGAGGTTGTTCTCGCAGACGAACACGACGGGCAGCTTCCAGACCGAAGCGATGTTGAGCGCCTCGTGGAACGCACCGATGTTGGTCGTCCCGTCACCGAAGAAACACACCGAGACCTGCGAGGTGCCGCGCACCTTGGCCGCCCATGCGGCCCCGGCGGCGATCGGGAGGTGGGCGCCGACGATTGCATAGGAGCCCATGGCGCCGACGGACACATCGGTCAGGTGCATGGAACCCCCCTTCCCGCCGCAGATGCCGTTTGCCCGGCCGAGCAGTTCGCCCATGAGCGCACCCATCGGGGCGCCGCGCAGCAGCGTGTGGTTGTGGCCGCGGTACGTGCAATAGGTCATGTCGCCTGCCTGCATCGCCTGGGCGAACCCGGCGGCGACGGCCTCCTGCCCGAGGCCGAGGTGCGTGGTTCCCTTGACGAGGCCCTGCAGGAACAGGTCATAGGCCCGTTTCTCGAAATACCGGGCCCGAACCATGGCCGTGTAGAGGCTCATCTGGGTGGCCGTCTCGATGGTGACGGCATCGTTCGGAGGTGTGTCCATGTGTTCCTCTCAGAGAATGAAGACGATATCCGATGCGCGGTGCATGCCCGAGCACGCTAGTGGCTCGCCCGGCAACCGTTGCGACGTTCTGCCGGCCAGGAACGCCCTTTGCCGCGTTCTGCGCCTCGATGCACCTGCCGGAGCGCCTTCGTTGTGCGGGTCTTGCCATCGATACCGGATCGACTCGACGACTCGACTCGAACGAAAGGGCCGGGTCGATCCGTGTCGACGACGTGTTCCTGCCTCGGCATCGACACCCCGAGCGTCATCGCCCAAGGCACTGGTGCAGCAGACGGTGTGTCGGCTTCGCGCGCGCTGGATCAAGCCCGGCTCCGCTGTCGGGCACTCCCAGGAAACGGAAACCGGAAGGTTTCGGTTGACGGGGATGCAGGTGAGTCCGTATGCTCTCATTTAATCGATTATCGAAGATAGAGGATTCGATACCGAAATGCACGTAGGCCGCGAGACGCAGAGCCGACCCGCTCGGGAGGTGTCTTGGACAAGTTCCTGATCTCTTCCTTCAACGGCATCACGCTCGCCGCCCTTTACTTCATCGTGGCGAGCGGCTTCAGCCTCATCTTCGGTGTCATGCGCATCGTCAATCTGGCCCACGGTTCACTGTATCTCGCAGGCGCCTACCTGGGGTGGGAGGTTGGCGACGCCACCGGCAACTGGTGGTTGGGGCTCCTCGTCGGGGCGCTCGCAATGATGCTCCTGGGCATCATCCTGCAGGTGGGGATCTTCAGTTGGATGCAGGGTGAGGATCTTCGACAGGCGATGATCACCATCGGCATCTCGATCGTCATCGCCGACCAGATGCTCGCTCGCTACGGGGGATTCGCCTACCAGTTCCCCTATCCCGACTTCCTCAGAGGCGCCACGCTGATTCCCCTCCTCGGGATTCGCTATCCCACCTACCGGCTCTTCCTGGTCGTGATCGCCATCGTGCTGGGGGTGCTCCTGTGGCTTCTCCTGTCCAAAACCAAGCTCGGCATGACGATTCGAGCGGGCATCGACGATCGGGACATGCTCTCGGCCCTCGGTGTGAACGTCGCCCGGGTGTTCGTCGTCGTGTTCGCCCTCGGAGCATTCCTGGCGGGCTTCGCCGGAGTGATCGGGGGGACGGCGTTCTCCATCATCCCCGGAGAAGATGCCCGGTTCCTCGTGGCGTCGCTCGTCGTGGTCATCGTCGGTGGCATGGGCAGCCTCGGTGGCGCGGCAATCGGCGCCCTCCTCGTCGGCATGGCCAGCCAGTACAGCCTGGCCTACGTGTCCACCTACGCGCCCCTGGTCACGTTTGCGCTGATGACCGTCGTCCTGGCCCTTCGGCCGCGGGGTCTGTTCGGTCGGGAAGCGCGAGAGGGGACCTAGCAGGATCATGGATCGAATCGTTGCCGAGTTGAAGGACTGGAGGGTCGCCGTCGGGGTGGTCCTGGCAGTGTTTCTGGTCCTGCTTCCGATGCTCGTGTCCGAGTTCTGGGTGACCGAGATCGCCAGCAAGTCGCTCTGGATGGGCATCATCGCGCTGAGTCTGATCTTCCTCGTCAAGTTCGGCGGGATGATCTCGTTCGCCCAACTGGCGACTGCAGGACTCGCCGGGTACGCGGTCGCGTACGTCAGTTACCACGAGACGGGGAGCTGGCTGCTCGGCGTCGTCCTCGGAATCCTGGTAGCGACGCTCGGCGGGGCCCTCTTCGGACTCATCTCCGTACGCACCGAGGGGATCTATCTGCTGATGATCACCCTCGCGCTCGGGATGCTGGTGTTCTTCTTCGCGAACCAGAACTGTGAGATCTTCAACTGCCATCGGGGCATCGGTCCCGTGCCGCCTCCCAAGATCGGGCCACTCGACCTGACGTCGGCGAATCCCTTCTACTACTTCTCGTTGGTCGTCGCGGCGTTCGTGTACGGACTCGTGCGCTATGTGGGCCGGGCGCCGTTCGGCCTGGCCCTACAGGGGATACGGGACAACCCTCGGCGGATGCGCTCCCTCGGGTACTGGGTGGGCCTGCACAAGGTGTTGGCGTTCGGTTTCGCCGGCTTCATCGCCGGCCTGGGCGGCATCCTGATGGTGTGGCACCGGGTCAACATGTCCCCGACGGTGGTCGACCTGACCCGCAACATCGACATCCTGATCGTTGCGGTCGTCGGAGGCATCGCGTATGCAGAGGGGGCATTCCTCGGCGCAGTCTTCTTCAACGTGGCAGATACCTTCACGGCGGAGTTCTTCACCCGTGAACGGTTCAACACGATCATCGGGCTGGTCTTCATCGCGCTGCTGATCCTCTCGCCCAACGGGCTGTTGGGGATCCCGGCCCGTGTTCGCCGGGCGCTGCGACGTGCCCCGCCCAAGGGGGTCGCCGTGCTTTCGGAGGGAGAGGAGACCGTGGAATCAGAGCATTCATGACCTCGAAGACATAACGGGACAACACCAAGGGAAGACCGTGACGGGACGACCCGAAGGAGGGAGACTCGGATGAGTGAGAACTGGAGAAGATCGTGGGCAGTGCTGGCCCTGTTCGTCGTGTTGGCGCTGATCGCCGCCGCCTGCGGCGGAGCCACCACCGCAACAACAACGACGGCCGCACCATCTGCGAACGCAACAACCACGAGTACCACGGCGGCTGCCACGCAGCAGAGTGGTGACGTCATCAAGCTGGGCGTGCTCGCCACGCTCGAAGGACCGTTCGTCGAACCCGGCAAGGACGGCATCCGGGGTGTCTACATGGCACTGGCCGAATTCGGTGGCGACAGTGAGGGCAAAGGCGCAGTCGTCGCCGGCCACCCGATCGAAGTGTATGTCGAGAGCACCGACGCCACGGCCGAAGTGGCTCGTGACAAGGCCCGCAAGTTGTTCGAAGAAGACAACGTGGACATCATCATCGGACCACTGTCCGGCGATGAGGGCATCAACCTGGCCCGCTATATGCAAGGTGTACCGGACAAGACGATGTTGAACGGTACGTCCGCAGCGCAGGACACGACGATGGATCCGGCCATCCGTTCGAAGCAGTTCTTCCGCTGGGGCACCGACGGTGTCCAGTGGCAGGCGGGCCTCGGCAGCTATGCCTACAACGAAAAGGGCTACCGCAAGATGGTGACCCTCGGCGAGGACTACTCGTTCCCCTACAGCCAGGTCGAAGGCTTCATGATCGAGTTCTGCCGAGAGGGTGGCACCGTGGCGAAGAAGCTGTGGACCCCGCTCGGTGAGACGGACTACAGCTCGATCATCGCCGAGATCCAGGGCATCTCCGATCTCGACGCCGTGTACGTCGCCCTGGGCGGCAACGACGCCATCAACTTCCTGACGCAGATGCTGGACTTCGGTCTGGATCTGCCTCTCGTCGGCGGTTCGATCACCGTCGACCAGTCGATCCTCGGAGCGAAGGCTCCCCGGATCCGGGAGGTCGTGATCGGCACGCCTGCGGCAGGTCCCATCGCCGACGATATCCAGGACCAGGTCTACGTGGACTGGGTCAAGGCGTATCAGGACCTCTGGGAGGAGGGCAAGGACTACCCGCTCACCGGGATTCGGTTCCCGCTGCCGTCGCTGTTCGCACATGGCTACTACGTGGATGCCAAGGCGGCCCTGCTGGCGCTCGAAAAGGTCGATGGTGACCTGTCGGGTGGGCAGGAGGCCTTCCGTGAGGCGCTCCGTGGCCTCAAGTACGAGTCCCCGACCGGCATGGTCAGCGTGGACAAGAACCAGAACGCGATCGCGAACGAGTACGTGACCGAGGTCACCGAACGTGCCGATGGCGTGCTGTACAACAAGCTGGTCAAGGTCGCCGAGCAGGTGAACCAGACACTTGGTGAGCCTGAGGACTTCTTCTTCCCGAACGGGACCTACCAGGGTCCATCTCGAGAATACCCAAGCTGTCCGTGACGGATAACGCGAGCCCAGAAGCGAACGTCCCCGCCCTGCACCTGCAGGGCGTGGGGCGTCGCTTCGGCGCGCTGCAGGCCGTACGAGATGTGACGATGGAGATCGCCGAAGGAGAGCGGCGTGCGATCCTCGGCCCGAACGGGGCAGGCAAGACGACGCTCTTCAACGTGATCGCAGGCGATTTCCTGCCCACGTCGGGCGACGTCTACTTCTTTGGTGCCAAGATCACCGATCTGCCGGCGCACAAGCGGACCCGGATGGGTCTGGCTCGCACGTACCAGACGTCGCTGCTCTTCGGCGGACTGACCGTTCGCGACAACATTTTCCTGGGTGTCCGGGGGGTCAAACCGAGACGGCTCAGCCTCCGGCGCCCGACCAAGAACGATCGTGACCACGCCGAGGTGGAGCGACTGGCCGAGTCGGTCGGGCTGACAGCCGTTCTCGACACAGGTGTCGACTCGCTGTCCCATGGGCAGCAGCGCCAGTTGGAGATCGCCATGGCATTGTCGTCGTCTCCCCGGTTGCTCCTGCTCGACGAGCCTGCGGCAGGGCTGTCTCCGAGTGAGCGCGCCGATCTGTTGGCCCTTCTGGGAGGGCTGCCTCGGACGATCACCGTGATTCTCATCGAGCACGACATGGATGTGGCCCTGCAGGCGGCCGACTGGGTGACGGTGATGCACAACGGGTCGATTTTTGCCGAGGGGGATCCGGACAAGATCCAAGACAACCAGGTCGTCCTGGACATCTACCTGGGGGCGCGCGGACATGAGTGAGGCACTGCTCGAAATCAAGTCGCTCAACGTCTACTACGGGCGCAGCCACGTGCTGCAAGATGTCGACCTGACGGTCGGAGACGAGCCGATCTCGCTGATCGGCCGAAACGGCATGGGAAAGACGACACTCTGCAACGCGATCATGGGACTCATTCCGGCGGCCTCGGGCAGTATCGTGTTCGATGGAGCCGAGTTGACCAACCGAAAAACCCACTGGATCGCCGGACAGGGCCTGGGATACGTGCCGCAGGGTCGGCGCCTGTTCCCCTCCCTCACGGTGGCGGAGCATCTGAGGCTCGTTCAGAGGAAGGGCAGTGCCAACGCGTGGGATCTCGATCGTGTGTACGAACTGTTCCCACCCCTGGCGGACCGCCGGGCGTTCGGCGCCTCGTTGCTCTCGGGCGGTGAGCAACAGATGCTGGCCATCGCGCGGGCGCTGTTGCTGCATCCCCGTCTGCTGGTGATGGACGAGCCGTCGGAAGGCCTCGCACCGGTCATCGTCGATCAGCTCGTCGAGATTCTGCAAGGGTTGAAGGAGCACGGAATCGGGTTGCTGCTCATCGAGCAGAACCTGGGTGTCGCGACGAGCGTCTCGGACCGCCTTGCAGTGATGGTGGGTGGACGAATTGCACTCGAAACGACCTCCGAACGGATGCTCACGGATCGTGACGCGCAGCGCCAGTACCTGGGTGTCAGCCCGCACGGAGAAGAGCAGGAACACGAGGATTGACAATGGCAACAGTCGTATTGCTTGGAACGCTCGATACGAAGGCGACCGAATACGCCTTCTTGAAAGACAGGATCGCCGAAGCGAACTGTGATGTCGTCGTGATCAACGCAGGGGTGCTCGGCGACCCCGACTACCCGACCGACTACTC encodes:
- a CDS encoding DUF1232 domain-containing protein; its protein translation is MLRWVLVAAGVLAASWVVMIALARRLPAGPAKDLATVLPACVTTARRLRNDSRVPTRVKAAVAFAGLWVLSPIDLIPEFLPVIGPLDDIVVVALVLRYTARRIPPQALLDAWPAERRILERLAPSIATFTEAGFH
- a CDS encoding phosphatase PAP2 family protein, which translates into the protein MDGTLFLWINRLADRTGWAHGFFTGYARYGIVLFVVLLVVAYLDARHHNDLRALAGSIWAGGAALVALGLGQVIGSAIDRARPYDAMAGVHLLVGKTTDFSFPSDHATAVGAVAMGLLLANRRWGIVAGIAAVLMAFARVYVGAHYPGDVLAGLALGAFVAAAGNVAVMPLLNRLVERLGRTPLRPLLTNAAAGTSPQNDAG
- a CDS encoding alpha-ketoacid dehydrogenase subunit beta yields the protein MAELSYRDAVARGLAQEMERDSSVVLIGEDVAKAGGVFKTTAGLFDRFGPERVRDTPISEEAITGMIMGAAMNGLRPIGELMFSDFLATCWDIVANQIAKTRYMSGGQVSLPLVIRTANGGGARFGGQHSQSLENWAMAVPGLKVVAPSNPADVIGLLAAAIRDPDPVVFFEHKALFATKGEVPDGELVDTLGTARILRSGSDVTIVALAAMVPKAVAAADLLAKEQISAEVIDLRSLVPLDTATVLGSVAKTSRLVTVEENPRLVGWGAEVVSIVAEEIFWDLDGPIVRITTPHIPLPATDCLEDLAIPSVDRIVDTVRTAIT
- a CDS encoding thiamine pyrophosphate-dependent dehydrogenase E1 component subunit alpha codes for the protein MDTPPNDAVTIETATQMSLYTAMVRARYFEKRAYDLFLQGLVKGTTHLGLGQEAVAAGFAQAMQAGDMTYCTYRGHNHTLLRGAPMGALMGELLGRANGICGGKGGSMHLTDVSVGAMGSYAIVGAHLPIAAGAAWAAKVRGTSQVSVCFFGDGTTNIGAFHEALNIASVWKLPVVFVCENNLYMEYTPIADVTAVPNPAADRAPAYGLEGTIVDGNDVEAVFATAVAAIARARRGEGPALIEAKTYRHGGHSRADPGKYRPEEEVRAWKAKDPIVTYRALLEKRGIAGGRLDRIEEAATIEVDEATELAKRTPVPSPDVLLTDLWADGGSSWRN
- a CDS encoding branched-chain amino acid ABC transporter permease; the protein is MDKFLISSFNGITLAALYFIVASGFSLIFGVMRIVNLAHGSLYLAGAYLGWEVGDATGNWWLGLLVGALAMMLLGIILQVGIFSWMQGEDLRQAMITIGISIVIADQMLARYGGFAYQFPYPDFLRGATLIPLLGIRYPTYRLFLVVIAIVLGVLLWLLLSKTKLGMTIRAGIDDRDMLSALGVNVARVFVVVFALGAFLAGFAGVIGGTAFSIIPGEDARFLVASLVVVIVGGMGSLGGAAIGALLVGMASQYSLAYVSTYAPLVTFALMTVVLALRPRGLFGREAREGT
- a CDS encoding branched-chain amino acid ABC transporter permease, whose product is MDRIVAELKDWRVAVGVVLAVFLVLLPMLVSEFWVTEIASKSLWMGIIALSLIFLVKFGGMISFAQLATAGLAGYAVAYVSYHETGSWLLGVVLGILVATLGGALFGLISVRTEGIYLLMITLALGMLVFFFANQNCEIFNCHRGIGPVPPPKIGPLDLTSANPFYYFSLVVAAFVYGLVRYVGRAPFGLALQGIRDNPRRMRSLGYWVGLHKVLAFGFAGFIAGLGGILMVWHRVNMSPTVVDLTRNIDILIVAVVGGIAYAEGAFLGAVFFNVADTFTAEFFTRERFNTIIGLVFIALLILSPNGLLGIPARVRRALRRAPPKGVAVLSEGEETVESEHS
- a CDS encoding ABC transporter substrate-binding protein: MSENWRRSWAVLALFVVLALIAAACGGATTATTTTAAPSANATTTSTTAAATQQSGDVIKLGVLATLEGPFVEPGKDGIRGVYMALAEFGGDSEGKGAVVAGHPIEVYVESTDATAEVARDKARKLFEEDNVDIIIGPLSGDEGINLARYMQGVPDKTMLNGTSAAQDTTMDPAIRSKQFFRWGTDGVQWQAGLGSYAYNEKGYRKMVTLGEDYSFPYSQVEGFMIEFCREGGTVAKKLWTPLGETDYSSIIAEIQGISDLDAVYVALGGNDAINFLTQMLDFGLDLPLVGGSITVDQSILGAKAPRIREVVIGTPAAGPIADDIQDQVYVDWVKAYQDLWEEGKDYPLTGIRFPLPSLFAHGYYVDAKAALLALEKVDGDLSGGQEAFREALRGLKYESPTGMVSVDKNQNAIANEYVTEVTERADGVLYNKLVKVAEQVNQTLGEPEDFFFPNGTYQGPSREYPSCP
- a CDS encoding ATP-binding cassette domain-containing protein; translated protein: MEIAEGERRAILGPNGAGKTTLFNVIAGDFLPTSGDVYFFGAKITDLPAHKRTRMGLARTYQTSLLFGGLTVRDNIFLGVRGVKPRRLSLRRPTKNDRDHAEVERLAESVGLTAVLDTGVDSLSHGQQRQLEIAMALSSSPRLLLLDEPAAGLSPSERADLLALLGGLPRTITVILIEHDMDVALQAADWVTVMHNGSIFAEGDPDKIQDNQVVLDIYLGARGHE
- a CDS encoding ABC transporter ATP-binding protein; protein product: MSEALLEIKSLNVYYGRSHVLQDVDLTVGDEPISLIGRNGMGKTTLCNAIMGLIPAASGSIVFDGAELTNRKTHWIAGQGLGYVPQGRRLFPSLTVAEHLRLVQRKGSANAWDLDRVYELFPPLADRRAFGASLLSGGEQQMLAIARALLLHPRLLVMDEPSEGLAPVIVDQLVEILQGLKEHGIGLLLIEQNLGVATSVSDRLAVMVGGRIALETTSERMLTDRDAQRQYLGVSPHGEEQEHED